The genomic DNA ATTTGCCCAATACCAAATGGTAGTTTCTTACGCATTGAACGTTGTACATTTTTATAATTCACAAAAATACCTTGAGCTGTTTCAGGTCGTAAGAAGATCTCATTTGTTGAATCTTCAGTAACACCTTGGAATGTTTTAAACATTAAATTAAATTGACGAATGTCTGTCCAATTCGCAGTACCACTTACAGGACAAGTGATGCCTTCTTCATCAATAATGCGTTTCATCTCATCAAAACTTAAACCATCAGCAATAAAGTTTTCATCGCCTTTTTCGTTTAACATATAGTCTTCAATCAATTTGTCAGCACGATATCTTATTTTACTATCTTTGTTATCGATCATTGGATCATTAAAGTTACCTAAATGTCCTGATGCTTCCCAAGTTTTAGGGTTCATTAAAATAGCAGCATCCAAACCTACATTATAAGGTGATTGCGTGATGAACTTTTTCCACCATGCTCTTTTAATATTGTTTTTCAATTCAACACCTAAAGGACCATAGTCCCAAGTGTTTGCTAAACCACCATAAATTTCACTACCAGGAAAAACAAATCCTCTGTGTTTGGCTAATTGTACAATAGTATCCATGTTTTTATCCATTTCAATTTTACACTCCTTAACAATAAAAAAGCCCCAAGCCAAAGAATCAACTTTGCCTTGGGACGAATTATTATAATAATCCGCGGTTCCACCCAAATTAGTGTCGCCACTCACTTTTATTCAACTCAAATCATACGCCAAATCAGTGTGTTAAGCTTCCACCATCCTTAACTCGCTTTATTATTAATTCTAAATTATACGAATTAGAAAGGCAAGTAAAATCATAATTGTATCACTTTCGAATACAAGTTATAATGAATATTGTACTAAAAATGCAAAGTCAAACTAATTTTGATTGCATGCCAACTCAAAGTTTATATGAGGAACTATAGGTTACTTTTATAAACTTTCAATATATCGTTTTCCATAATCGATGCAATATTAACAATTTAATGTTACTGGTTTGCCAACAGATAAAAATATAGTGCTAGTATGTAAAAAGGAGGCACTTCTGCTATTTAATTAGCATAACCGTTTACGGTTTTAAATAGTTAGAGACTCATATAGAACTTAGTCAAAGACAAGCCCATATTGTAGAAATTGTTAAGTCTTCTGGACCTATTACAGGTGAAAAGATAGCAGAACAGTTAAATTTAACTCGTGCTACGTTGAGACCTGATTTAGCTATCTTAACGATGGCTGGATATTTAGAAGCAAGACCTAGAGTCGGTTACTTTTATTCCGGTAAGTCAGGATCACAACTTTTAACTGAACAATTAAAACAATATATCGTTAAAGATTACCAATCACATCCAGTGATTTTAAAAAGCGATGTGACAGTTTATGATGCGATTTGCTCGATATTTATTGAAGATGTAGGAACATTATTCATTGTTAATAATGAAAATGAACTCGTTGGTGTATGTTCGAGAAAAGATTTACTTAGAGCTTCGATGGCAGGGCAAGACATACACACTATGCCAGTCAATATTATTATGACAAGAATGCCTAATATCGTCTTGCTCAATGAGAATGATTTAGTCTTGTATGCAGCACGACAAATGATAACAAAAGAAATAGACTCAATACCTATAGTACGAGCAAAAGAAAACGGCAAGTTTGAAGTGACAGGACGTATTTCGAAAACCACAATCACAAAACTATTCGTATCGCTATTTGATCATTAGGAGGATAATCTATGAAAAATGTAAAAGTAATTGTTGCTTCAGATTCAGTGGGAGAGACTGCTGAATTAGTAGCTAAAGCATGTATTTCCCAATTTAAACATAGCGATCACTCATCTGACATATTACGCTATCCTTATATAGAAACAAAAGAAAATATCGACGAAATCATTGCCTTAGCAAGAGAAGTCGATTCTATCATTATATACACACTTGTACGCCCTGATATCCGTAATTATATGCAAGAATTAATAGAGCAATACGATCTCAAATCAGTTGATATTATGGGTCCTATGATTCAAGTGATGGAAAAAACATTTAATCAAAAATCATTAAACGAACCTGGTATTGTACATCAGCTTGACGAAGATTATTTCAAAAAAATAGAGGCGATGGAGTTTGCTGTTAAATATGACGATGGCAAAGATCCTAAAGGGTTACCTAAAGCAGATATTGTTTTAATTGGGGTCTCACGTACTTCAAAAACACCCATTTCACAATATTTAGCACATAAACGATACAAAGTGATGAATGTTCCTATCGTTCCTGAAGTGACACCTCCTGATGCGTTATTTGAAATAGATCCGCAGAAGTGTATAGCTTTGAAAATAAGTGCTGAAAAATTAAATGCAATTCGTAAAGAAAGACTTAAACAGTTAGACTTATCTGATTCCGCACGCTATGCGACAGACCAACGTATTACAGAAGAACTTGAATACTTTAATCAAATTGTTGAAAAGATAGGCTGTCCAGTTTTAGATGTTTCTAATAAAGCGATTGAAGAAACTGCCAATAATATTATTCAAATCATTGAGCATAATAATTCCTTTTTTAATGGATAAATTGTATAATAATACAACTGTCTTTTAATCATTCACAAAATTATGATGCAGTAAATTGTAATATAAGGTGATGAAATGAGAATTCCGCAAAGTACGATTGACGAAATTAAGACACAATCGGACATATTAGACGTAGTAAGCGAATATGTCAAACTTGAAAAGAGAGGGCGCAATTATATCGGTTTGTGTCCTTTCCATGACGAAAAAACACCTTCTTTTACCGTTTCAGAGGACAAACAAATTTGCCACTGCTTTGGATGTAAAAAAGGAGGAAACGTCTTTCAATTTATCCAAGAAATTGAAAATGTTTCATTTACAGATGCTGTTAAAAAGTTAGGCGCACGGGTCAATATTAAAGTAGATACCGGTGAGTCTAAAGAATTAGAGCACATTGCATCAGATGATTTAACAATGATTCAAATGCATGAATCATTGCTTGATTATTATCACTATTTATTGAAAAAAACCGTTGAAGGCGAGAAAGCACTCAAATATTTGTATGATCGTGGCTTTACAGATGAAATCATAGACGAGCGTAAAATAGGATTCGCACCAAATTCATCACATTTTGCAACGAACTTCATGGAAAAAAAGGGCTATGATTTACAACTTGGGTATGAAGCTGGGATATTATCGCGAAACGAAACAGAATTTAATTATTATGATCGTTTTCGTGATCGCATTATTTTTCCACTTGCAAATGCTCAAGGTCGTATTGTTGGCTATTCGGGTAGAACCTACACAGGTCAAGAGCCTAAATACTTAAATAGCCCTGAATCTCCTATATTTCAAAAAAGAAAGTTGCTTTATAATTTGGACAAAGCACGTAAAAGCATCCGTCAAAATGATGAAGTTATTTTACTCGAAGGATTTATGGATGTTATCAAGTCTGATAGCGCAGGCTTAAAAAATGTTGTTGCCAGTATGGGGACGCAACTATCAAATGAGCATATCACGTTTCTAAAAAAACTGTGTGGTCATATTACAATTATGTATGATGGTGATAATGCTGGGATAAACGCAGCGTTGAAAACGGGTCAAACACTGTTGCAGCAACAATTTAACGTTTATATCGTTCAACTGCCTACAAAAATGGACCCTGATGAGTATATAAGTAAATTTGGTGCAGAAAAGTTCCGAGACTTTGTTAATAAAGAGAAAAAATCATTTGTCAGCTTTAAACTTCATCTTAACCAAAGCGAAATACAAAACAATGATTTATCTTACGAAAAATATTATAAAACTTTTATAGATGATGCAGCCCATATCAATTCAAAAATTTTAAGAAATAAAGTGATACAAGATGCTGCCCAAGTGTTTAAAATAAGTGTTGAGAGTCTAAATAATGAAGTAGAACGAATATATCCACAACAAAATGTTGCACCTAGACAAATTCAGCATGAAACACCACAATTCACAACACTTACTAAATATGAAAAAGCCGAGCGTGCACTTTTAAAACATTTTATCAGTGATAAAGAAGTATTTTTAAGCTTTTATCAAGATATTGAAGAAACAGACTTTACAAATCAACATTTTAAACGTATATTTAGTATTTTACGGGAGTTTTATTCAAATTATGATTCTTTTGCGATGAGTGACTTTATCACTTATGTTGATCAGGATGAATTAAAAGAAGTGTTGATACATTTAGTAGATTATCCACTTAACCGTGAACCGTTTGAAAACGAAATTACTGATTATATTAAGTTGATGACTGAGCATCGATTTTCAGAATCGATTGAAACACTCCACGAAAAGTTGCGTGAAGCAACCCGAATCGGGGATACAGAATCTCAAAAATACTACTTAGAGATGATTGTCAATAAAAATAGAGCTAGATTGAAGAGTCAAGAATAATTTCGGGAGGCCTTTTTATGTCAGATAACCAGGTAAAAGTAATAAAAAAAGAAACCATTGATCCGACACTCACATTAGAAGATGTAAAAAAACAACTTATTGAAAAAGGTAAAAAAGAAGGTCATCTAAGCCATGAAGAGGTAGCAGATAAATTACAAAACTTTGATATGGATTCTGACCAAATGGATGAATTTTTCGATATGATTAATGATAATGACATCCAACTCGTAAATGAAAAAGATAGTTCAGATACAGATGATAAATTAAATCCTGGCGACCTTAGTGCACCACCAGGGGTTAAAATTAACGACCCTGTAAGAATGTACTTGAAAGAAATTGGTCGTGTGGACCTTTTGAGTGCGCAAGAGGAAATAGAATTAGCGAAACGTATTGAGCAAGGTGACGAAGTGGCGAAAGCGCGCTTAGCTGAAGCGAACTTACGTCTTGTTGTAAGTATTGCAAAACGCTACGTCGGACGTGGCATGTTGTTTCTTGACTTAATTCAAGAAGGTAACATGGGTTTAATCAAAGCGGTAGAAAAATTCGATTTTAGTAAAGGATTCAAATTTTCTACGTATGCCACTTGGTGGATTAGACAAGCAATTACACGTGCAATTGCCGATCAAGCGCGAACAATTCGTATTCCAGTTCATATGGTAGAAACAATCAATAAATTAATCCGCGTACAACGTCAATTATTACAAGATCTTGGTCGTGATCCAGCACCTGAAGAAATTGGTGAAGAAATGGATTTACCACCTGAAAAAGTACGTGAGATTTTAAAAATTGCACAGGAACCTGTATCTTTAGAGACACCTATTGGTGAAGAAGATGACAGCCATTTAGGTGATTTCATAGAAGATCAAGAAGCTCAAAGCCCCTCTGACCATGCAGCGTATGAATTATTAAAAGAACAATTAGAAGATGTCCTTGATACTTTAACAGACCGTGAAGAAAATGTACTTCGTTTGCGTTTCGGTCTTGATGATGGACGAACACGTACATTAGAAGAAGTTGGTAAAGTATTTGGTGTAACACGTGAAAGAATTCGTCAAATTGAAGCTAAAGCTTTACGTAAACTTAGACATCCAAGTCGCAGTAAACGTTTGAAAGATTTCATGGACTAAGATTAAAAGCGCATAAAACAATGGGATAGATGCATAAAGACTTTATTTCAAATTAGACTAAAGTGCTTCTTACAACTTAAAAAGATATTAATGCTTTAGTCAGCCTTGTTAAGGTGGGACTATGAAATTTAAATTCACTTTAGATTTCTATCCCACTCTTTTTTTGTATCAACATCTAATTGATACATCTTTTTACTTAGCATTTTACATAGAGGAGGAATTACTATCATTCCAATTAATAAACGACTTAAAAAGGTCAGTGAATATATTACCGGTGATGTCCTTGCTGATATTGGTTCAGATCATGCTTTTTTACCTATGTTTTGTATTGAAAATGGTTTGATAGATCATGCTATTGCAGGAGAAGTCATTAAAGGCCCCTATCAATCTGCTGTGAAAAGTGTGCAACTTCATGGCTATCAATCTAAAATTGATGTGCGTCTTGGTGATGGGTTAACCATTCTAACAGCGCACGACAAAGTAGATACCGTGGCTATTTGTGGCATGGGCGGACCATTGATTGCTCGAATTTTAAAAGAAGGTGCCGCATTCATTCAAAACCAACCGAGATTAGTTTTACAGTCTAATATTCAAAGTCAGC from Staphylococcus schleiferi includes the following:
- a CDS encoding pyruvate, water dikinase regulatory protein, whose translation is MKNVKVIVASDSVGETAELVAKACISQFKHSDHSSDILRYPYIETKENIDEIIALAREVDSIIIYTLVRPDIRNYMQELIEQYDLKSVDIMGPMIQVMEKTFNQKSLNEPGIVHQLDEDYFKKIEAMEFAVKYDDGKDPKGLPKADIVLIGVSRTSKTPISQYLAHKRYKVMNVPIVPEVTPPDALFEIDPQKCIALKISAEKLNAIRKERLKQLDLSDSARYATDQRITEELEYFNQIVEKIGCPVLDVSNKAIEETANNIIQIIEHNNSFFNG
- a CDS encoding tRNA (adenine(22)-N(1))-methyltransferase, whose protein sequence is MIPINKRLKKVSEYITGDVLADIGSDHAFLPMFCIENGLIDHAIAGEVIKGPYQSAVKSVQLHGYQSKIDVRLGDGLTILTAHDKVDTVAICGMGGPLIARILKEGAAFIQNQPRLVLQSNIQSQPIREFLQNNGYQITTETLMKERAHIYEIIVADPGKMQLSQRDLKFGPFLHPSPDDLFIEKWERELEALADIKKNLNPEKHKQRWNEISHLESDIKEVLPQCNSKSF
- a CDS encoding helix-turn-helix transcriptional regulator, coding for MELSQRQAHIVEIVKSSGPITGEKIAEQLNLTRATLRPDLAILTMAGYLEARPRVGYFYSGKSGSQLLTEQLKQYIVKDYQSHPVILKSDVTVYDAICSIFIEDVGTLFIVNNENELVGVCSRKDLLRASMAGQDIHTMPVNIIMTRMPNIVLLNENDLVLYAARQMITKEIDSIPIVRAKENGKFEVTGRISKTTITKLFVSLFDH
- the rpoD gene encoding RNA polymerase sigma factor RpoD, whose protein sequence is MSDNQVKVIKKETIDPTLTLEDVKKQLIEKGKKEGHLSHEEVADKLQNFDMDSDQMDEFFDMINDNDIQLVNEKDSSDTDDKLNPGDLSAPPGVKINDPVRMYLKEIGRVDLLSAQEEIELAKRIEQGDEVAKARLAEANLRLVVSIAKRYVGRGMLFLDLIQEGNMGLIKAVEKFDFSKGFKFSTYATWWIRQAITRAIADQARTIRIPVHMVETINKLIRVQRQLLQDLGRDPAPEEIGEEMDLPPEKVREILKIAQEPVSLETPIGEEDDSHLGDFIEDQEAQSPSDHAAYELLKEQLEDVLDTLTDREENVLRLRFGLDDGRTRTLEEVGKVFGVTRERIRQIEAKALRKLRHPSRSKRLKDFMD
- the dnaG gene encoding DNA primase, whose product is MRIPQSTIDEIKTQSDILDVVSEYVKLEKRGRNYIGLCPFHDEKTPSFTVSEDKQICHCFGCKKGGNVFQFIQEIENVSFTDAVKKLGARVNIKVDTGESKELEHIASDDLTMIQMHESLLDYYHYLLKKTVEGEKALKYLYDRGFTDEIIDERKIGFAPNSSHFATNFMEKKGYDLQLGYEAGILSRNETEFNYYDRFRDRIIFPLANAQGRIVGYSGRTYTGQEPKYLNSPESPIFQKRKLLYNLDKARKSIRQNDEVILLEGFMDVIKSDSAGLKNVVASMGTQLSNEHITFLKKLCGHITIMYDGDNAGINAALKTGQTLLQQQFNVYIVQLPTKMDPDEYISKFGAEKFRDFVNKEKKSFVSFKLHLNQSEIQNNDLSYEKYYKTFIDDAAHINSKILRNKVIQDAAQVFKISVESLNNEVERIYPQQNVAPRQIQHETPQFTTLTKYEKAERALLKHFISDKEVFLSFYQDIEETDFTNQHFKRIFSILREFYSNYDSFAMSDFITYVDQDELKEVLIHLVDYPLNREPFENEITDYIKLMTEHRFSESIETLHEKLREATRIGDTESQKYYLEMIVNKNRARLKSQE